From a region of the bacterium genome:
- a CDS encoding Gx transporter family protein — MTGGSSPTRRLVMISMLSAFGLILFVFESFLPVLPWFRPGLGNIATILALLLYGFGDAIKVTLLRVVLGALILGRLFTPVFVFAVSGGLASALVMVFVLRYTRNVFGPVGISVLGALAHNIIQLVIAYFFFVKSVEMFIFIPVFIFTGVITGNITGLIAAMVLERGSALFAPEPVRERETV; from the coding sequence ATGACAGGAGGAAGTTCCCCGACCCGACGGCTTGTTATGATATCCATGCTTTCCGCATTCGGGCTCATCCTGTTTGTTTTCGAATCCTTTCTGCCGGTGCTTCCCTGGTTCAGGCCGGGGCTGGGGAATATCGCCACCATTCTCGCGCTTCTGCTCTATGGTTTCGGTGACGCGATCAAGGTGACGCTGCTGCGGGTGGTTCTGGGAGCGCTCATACTCGGAAGGCTTTTTACCCCCGTGTTCGTTTTCGCCGTTTCCGGCGGACTGGCTTCGGCACTGGTCATGGTGTTTGTCCTCCGGTATACGCGGAATGTATTCGGGCCGGTCGGTATCAGTGTGCTCGGCGCGCTCGCTCATAACATTATTCAGCTTGTAATCGCCTATTTCTTCTTTGTAAAGAGTGTGGAAATGTTTATATTTATACCCGTATTTATTTTTACGGGAGTGATTACCGGGAATATCACCGGTCTTATTGCGGCCATGGTTCTTGAGCGGGGAAGCGCCCTTTTTGCCCCCGAACCGGTCCGCGAGAGGGAAACAGTATGA